Genomic window (Egicoccus halophilus):
GGGGGCGGGCATCGACCCGCGGCGAGGCAGCGAGAGCCCGACCAGCCTTCCCGAACCAGGAGGAGTCGTCATGGCGCAGCCACCCAACGATCCCGAGCAGCAGCCGCCGGCGCGTGAGCGCGAGGTCATCGTGACCAACGGTGGCGGTGGTGGCGGTGCCGGCACGGTGATCGCCGTGCTGCTCGGCATCGTCGTGATCGTCGCGCTGCTGGTGTGGTTGTTCGGCAACCCGTTCGGCGGTGGCGACGACGGCGGTGGGGGCACGGAGGTGCAGGTGCCCGACGAGGTCGACATCGACGTCGACGCGGACACCGGCGGCGACGGGGAGGGCTGAGCCCTCGCCGAGGGCGGTACGCGGGCGGGCTCCGGGCGCCGCCCGTGACCGCTCGGGGTCGCGGGTGCCGCACGCGCGGCCGCCCCCATTGGGCACGACCGGGGCCCGGCTGGCAGGCTGCGCGCCGCGGCCCGTGGCGGGTCGCATCCTGTTCGCGCCCGCCGCCCGCTCCCGCGTGTGTGGTCGTGGCACCCTGCTGCTGGAGGAGTGCTCGCCGTGGAGGCCCCTGCCGCGATCCTCGCGCTGGTCCTGGCCATGACCGCCGTCGGCGGCAGCGCCCTGGTCTGGTTCTTCCCCACCTGGGGCGCCGTGCGCCATGGCTACGAGGTGCTCAGCGCCGCGCTGGTCGCGTTGCTGGCCTGGGGGGCCTGGGGGTCGCTGCGGGCTCCGGTGCGCACGCTGGAGTCGACGGCGTCGGCGTCCGACGGTCAGCTCGCGCTGACGTTGCTGCTGGTGCTCGCGATCGCGTCCGGTCTGGCGGCACTGCTGCTGGTCGTGCCGGCCCCGGCGGTCCTCGCCCGGCTCGTCGGCGGCGCGGGGACGCTCGCCGGGCTGGCCTCGTTCGTGCCCCTGGCCGCGATCCGTGCCGCCCGCGACGGTGCCGGGGGCCTGCCGCAGGGCGTCGCGGAGCTGCTGCTCGGCTCGCTGCTGCTCGGCGGGATCTGGGCCGGGATGGTGCTCGGGCACTGGTACCTGGTCGAACGCCGGCTGACGAACCGCTACATGGTCGTGATGGCCTGGACGAACATCGCCGCCGTCGTCGCCGGGCTGGTCTCCGTGCTGCTGTCGGGACGCAATCCCGCTCCCTGCGAGGACCTGACCGGTGCGGCCTTCCAGGCCTGCGCCCAGACGTTCTCGCCGATCCTGCGCATCGGCTCCATGACGCTGACCCTCGGGATCGGTGTGCTGGCGCTCATCGCCCTGATCGCCGGGTTCAACCTCAAGCTCGCCCGCGAGGGGGGGCGCAGCATCCAGGCGTCGACGGGCATGTACTACCTGGCCGTCATCCTCGCGCCCGCGGCCGAGTTCGCGGCGAAGGTGCGCTTCTTCTGACCGTGGCGCGCGTCGGGCGTACCGGCGCCGGCGGCCGGAACGTGTGCGCCGACAGGCCCATCGGGCCCGAGCGGCGGCAGACGGGGGTTATCCTCGCCGCTGGCTCGTCCGGTACCTCCGTCGATGTCCGGGAGCACCTTGCCCCAGCGTTCCTTCGCTTCGCCGCCCGACCTGCGCGACGACACCGTTCGTCGGGGCGCGCCGACGAGCGCGCCGGGCACCCTCGAGCACTACCCGCGACTGGTCGGGGCGGTGCCCGACTGGGACCAGATCGCCGAGGAGTACGGCGAGATGGTCTACACGATGGCGTACCGGCTCACCGGTGACCGGGACGAGGCACGCGACCTCGCGCAGGACGTCTTCGTCCGCGTCTACCGCAACCTCGACCGCTACCAGCCGGGCACGTTCGAGGGGTGGCTGTACCGGATCACGAAGAACCTGTTCCTGGACCGGGTCCGACGCCACACGCGCGTGCGGCTCGAGCCGCTGCCCGACGAGGAGTGGAAGCAGCCCAGCGAGTCGGAACCGGGCCCTGCCGAGACGCTCGAGGCCGGCGTGTTGCGCAGCGACCTCGAGACGGCCCTCGACGACCTGCCGGCCTCGTTCCGGACCGCCGTGGTGCTCTGTGACGTCCAGGGCCTGAGCTACGAGGAGATCTCCGACGCGCTCGACTGGCCGATCGGCACGGTGCGCAGCCGCATCCACCGGGGCCGCAAGGCCCTGCGCAGCGCACTCGAGGCGGAGGCCGAGGCGGCGGAGGACGACCGTGGCTGAGAAGCACGTCAGCGGTGACCGCATCTCGGCGTTCCTCGACGACGAACTGGACGAGTCCCGGGCGATGGCCGTGACGCGCCACCTCGCCGACTGCCCGACCTGTCTGCACGAGCTCGAGGCGCTGCGGCGTACCCGCGACGCGCTGCGGCGGTGGGGCGCCACGCCGGCCCCGCTGGTCGCGGTCGGCCAGCTCGAGCGTCCGGGTGTCGTGCACCAGGTCTCGCGCGGCCTGCGGCTCGCCTCGGCGGGGGTCGCCGCGACCATGGCGTTGTTCGGTCTCGCCTATCTCGTCGGGGAGGACACCGGCGAGGTCGTCCCCCCGGCCGAACTGTTCCTGATCGACCACCTCGCGCGCACCGGTGACGGCCCGCTGCCGGCACCGTTCGGGCTCGACGGCTCGTGAGGGTCCGGCTGTCCGCAGGCGGCCTGGTGTGCGTCCTGCTCGGGTCCGCGCCGGCGGCCGCCGCCGTTGCCGAGGTACCGGCCACCGCGGCGCAGGCCATCGGGGCGCAGGCCATCGGGGCGCAGGCCACCGGGGACGGCGACCGCGATGCCGTGGCCTGGCTGGAGCGGGGGATCGCCGCAGCCAGGGAGGTGCCGCACACCGGCCGGCTGCTGGTCGCCTCGTTCAGCCGCGAGGGCCCACAGCTCACCGAGGTCCAGGTGACCCGCGGCGTCGACGGGGGTCTGACGGTCGCCAAGGCCGACGGCTGGGAGGTCGGCCGGGTCGGGGAGGAAGCGTTCCTGCGCTCGTCGGGGACGCTGCTGCGGTTGGGGGGGATGGAGCGCGGCTCGGCCATCGACCTCGACCGGCTCGCCGGCAAGTACACCGTGCAGGTCCTGGACGAACCGGTCACGCTCGACACGGGACCGGCGCGCGTGGTGCGGCTGCGTGAGCACGGACGGGAGCGCGACCGCGAGGTGGTGTACCTCGACCTCGACACCGATCTGATCGTGCGGCGCGAGACCTTCACGGTCGACGGTGAACCGCTCCGCGTGGTGGCCTACACCGACCTCGAGGTGGTCGACGCCCAGGTGGTGGCACCGGACCCGGAGGGACTGGACGTCGAGGCCTACGCGCTCGCGCCGGCCGATCTCGTGGCGTTGCGCCGTGCGGGCTTCGTGGCACCGGCGCGCCTGCCCGACGGCTACGAGCTCGTCGGCGGCTTCGAGCGTCCCGAGGCCAGCGTGCCCACCCTGCACCTGGTCTACGACGACGGGCTCTATACCCTCTCGGTGTTCGAGCAGCAGGGGCGGCTGTCCCCGCGGGCCGTCGAGGAGGCGCCCATGCTGGTCGGACCCGACGGCGTGACGGTCTGGCGGTTGCCCGGCTCCGAGCCCCGGCGGGTGATCTGGCGGGGCAACGACCGGACGTTCACGGCCATCACGGACGCCCCCGTCGACGAACTGTTGACCGTCGTGGCCGGTTTGCCCAACGACCCCCCACCCAGCATGCTGCGCCGGTTGGCCCGCGGCGTGGGGCGGATGACGAGCTGGCTGTGGCCGCTCGAGCGGAGCGAGACGTGAGCTACGACCGCGAGGAATGGCGGCGCCCCTGGCGCAGTGGGGACACCCCGGTGTCCTTCGGGGACCCCGGCGCCGCCCGTGCGTCGACGGACGTCATCCCGGGGTCCGCCGAGGCGACCGGGTCGTCCGCCGTCGTTTCCGGGGCGGGAGCCGGCTCGGACCAGCGGACGACCCCGCCGCTGACATCGGCCACCGAACCGATCGCCCGCTTCCCGCAGCCGCCGCCGTCCGGCTGGGACGAGTCGAGTGCCGGTCCCGGATCCCCGGTCGGGTCGGTGCGCCCGCCCGACACCACGGGCACGGTGGACGCCCCCGAGCCCCGGCGGAGTCGGGGAGGACTGCTCGGTGCCCTGGTGGGTGGTGTGCTGGGTGCCGCCATCGGCACGGCGGCGACGCTCGCGTTGGTCGTCCCCGGCGGGGACACCGGTCCCAGTCCGGTCTCGGCCCCGGCCATCGAGGTGGACGGGGACTTCGGCGCGGTCGTCCCGGCCGTGGCGCAGGCCGTGACCCCGTCCGTGGTCACCATCGACGTGCCCGTCACGCCCGGTGGTGCCACGATCAACGCCGCGCCGGCGCTCGGGTCGGGGGTCATCTACCGCTCCGACGGCTACATCCTCACCAACCACCACGTCGTCGAGGGTGCCTCGGACGTCCGCGTGCGGTTGTCCAACGGTGACGTCCTCGACGCGCAGATCATCGGCAGCGACCAGCTCAACGACCTCGCGGTCCTGCTCGTCGATCGCACCGACCTGCCGGCGGTCAACCTGCGCGACGCGGTCGACGACCCGCTGATCGTCGGTGAACAGGTCGTCGCGATCGGATCGCCCTTCGGCCTCGACGCCTCGGTCACCTCCGGCATCATCTCGGCGCTCAATCGGGAGATCCGGGTCGACGAGCAGGACAACGCCGCGCTGGTGATCCCGTCGGTCATCCAGACCGACGCCGCGATCAACCCCGGCAACTCCGGCGGGGCCCTGGTCGACGCACGGGGACGGCTCGTGGGCATCAACACCGCCATCCTGACCCGCACCGGGGCGAGCCAGGGCGTCGGTTTCGCGGTGTCCGCCGAGCAGGCGGTCGTGTCCGCCGACCAGCTGATCCAGGACGGCTTCGTGCGCCACCCGCTGCTGGGGATCTCCGGGATCGACGTGTCACCCGAGACCGCCGAGGAGTTCGGGCTCGCCGCGCCCCGCGGTGCGCTGGTCGACGCCGTGCAGGACGACACCGGCGCCGCCGAGGCCGGGATCCGGCCGGGGGACATCATCGTCGAGGTGGACGGTGAACCGCTGGCGACGATGTCCGAACTGGTCGCCGAGGTCCGGCGTCGTCAGCCCGGCGAGGCCATCGACCTCGGCCTGATCCGCGACGGCGAGGAGCTCACCGTCGCAGTGACCCTGGGTGAACGTCCCCGCTGACCCGTCCGGGTCGGGGCGGCTAGCCTGCGGGCCGATCTCCGCTGATTCCGCCGACCACGCCGACGAGGGACCTCCACCGTGCCGGGTCCGCAGGAGCTGCTCGTCATCGCCGTCGTCGCCCTGCTCGTGTTCGGGCCCGACAAGTTGCCGGAGCTGGCGCGCAACGGGGCGAAGCTGCTCGCGCGGCTGCGCTCGGAGACCCAACGTGGCCTGACCGAGTTCAAGCGGGCGGCCGATCTCGAGGACCTCGACCGGGAGATCCGCGGCGTGAGCCGGGAACTGGACGAGACCCGTCGGGCGATCACCCGGCCGTTCGGGGACGCGCTCGCGGGCAGCGGGCAGCGCCCGGGTGGGGGTGGCGCCGGCCCGACGCCCCGTGCCGACGACGATCCGCCACCCTTCGACCCGGAGGCGACGTGAGGATGCGGCGCCGTGCACCCCTGCCGACCCCGCCGGTCGGTCGGCGGACCCAGGCGGCCGCGGTGGGAACCGTCGTGGCGTCCTACGCCGCCGTGCGTTCAGGACGCTCCGCGGCCCTCGACCGGCGTGCGGCCAAGGCGCTGGCCTATCCGCTCGGCCGGCGGATCGACGTGCTGGTCGCCGCGGGGACCGACCTCGGGTCGGTGTACGGCCTGGCCGGCTGCGCGGCGGTGCTGGCGGCGACCGGCCGACGTCGCGCGGCCGTCGACGTGGCGTTGGCCGGCCTCGCGGCGTGGGGGGGCGCGCAGGGGACCAAGCCCCTGATCGGCCGGGAGCGTCCCTACGTCGTGGAGGGCGCCGACCGGCTGGTGGCCGTCCCGGCCGGCTCGTCCTGGCCGAGCGGGCACGTCGCCGTCGCCAGCGCCATGGCGGCCGCCCTGGTGCCCCACGTCGGCCGGGGGCGGCGACGGTGGCTGCACCTCGGCTCTGCCGCGGTGGCCGTGTCGCGCTGCTACGTCGGCGTGCACCACTTCACCGACGTCGTCGCCGGCTGGGGCGTCGGCGTGCTCAGCGACGCCGCCGTCCGGTCGACCCGGCGGCGGTGGGCCCGCCGCCGGGAGCGCTGAGGGTCAGGACACGCTCAGCGGCAGCGAACGCCCGATGATCGAGCGCTTGCGCGAGGCGATCTGCTCGGCGACCTGCTTCACCGCGATGGACGCGGGCACGTCCGGGTTGGACAGCACCAGCGGCAGGCCGGCGTCGCCGCCCTCGCGCAGGCGCGGGTCGATCGGGATGCGTCCCAGCAGGTCCGTGTCGAGCGCGTCGGCAAGCTCCTGCCCGCCGCCGGAGCCGAACACGTCGTGGGTCGAGCCGCAGTCGGGGCAGGTGAACGTCGCCATGTTCTCGATGACACCGGCGACCTTCATGCCGGTCTGCTCGGTGGCCTTCCCGGCCCGCAGGGCGACCTTCTGGGCCGCCTGCTGCGGGGTGGTCACGACCACCATGTCGGCGTTCGGCAGCATCTGGGCCAGCGAGATGGCGATGTCACCCGTGCCGGGCGGCAGGTCGCACAGCAGGAAGTCGAGCTCACCCCAGTGGACGTCGCCGAGGAACTGCTGCAGCGCCCGGTGCAGCATCGGCCCGCGCCAGATCACCGAGCGGTCGGGATCGGTGAAGAACCCGATGGAGATGACCTTGCAGCCGTGCGCCTGCAGGGGCATCACCATGCCCTCGAACGCGACCGGCTTCCCGGAGACCCCGAGCATGCGCGGGATCGAGTAGCCCCAGATGTCGGCGTCGAGCACGCCGACGCTGTGGCCCTGCTGCGCCAGCGCGACGGCGAGGTTCACCGTGACCGAGGACTTGCCGACACCACCCTTGCCGGAGGCGACCGCGATCACCTTCGTCGGCGAGTCGGCCGACGCGAAGGCGATGTCCATCTGCGGGTTGGCGGCGCCGCGTTCCGCGCGCAGGTTGGCCGACAACTGCGAGCGTTCGTCGTCGTTCATCGACCCGAAGGCGACCTGGACGTCGTCGACGCCGGGCAGCTGGCGCACCGCGTTGGTGACGTCGCGGGTGATGCGGTCCTTGAGCGGACAGCCCGGGACCGTCAGCTTGATCTTCACCCCGACGCGGCTGCCCTCGATGACCACCTCCTCGACCATGCCGAGTTCGGTGATGGGCTTGTCGATCTCCGGGTCGTCGACGGTCGCGAGGACCTCGAGGACCTGCTCCTTCGTGGGCACGACGGACACCTTCGTCGGGTACGGGGCGGGACGGCCGGGAACCTGTCGAGCAGGAGCCCGCAGCCCGCCGTGTCAGCGTACCGTCGCCCGTTTCCCGGCTCGACCGGGCGTGGACGAGGGTCAGGCGACCTGGGCGTCCGCCCGGGTCGCGGTCGGTTCCGGCGTCGTGCGCAGCACCTCGGCGAAGGTGATCTCACCGCGCCACGCACGCGTCAACGCGTCCTCACGCAGCGGGCGCATGCCCTCTCGACGGCCCACGACCGCGATCTGGTGTTCGGTGACGTCGCCGGCCAGCAGGTGGCGCAGCGCCGGGGTCATCCGCAGCAGCTCGGTCACCGACACCCGCCCGAGCTCCCCGGTGTACTCGCAGGCGGGACAGCCGGCACCCCGGCGGGGCGAGGCGGTCTCCAGGGCGGCGCGCGGGATGCCGAGCCGCCGCAGCACCTCGTCGGTCGGCTCGTCGACGACCGGGCACCCGGTGCAGATCTTGCGTGCCAGGCGCTGCCCGAGGACCTGGAGCAACGAGGAGCACACCAGGAACCGGTCGGCGCCGAGATCGATCAGGCGGGCGACGGAGCTCGGCGCGTCGTTGGTGTGCAGCGTGGCGAGCACCAGGTGGCCGGTGGTCGCCGCCTCCACGGCCAGCTGGGCGGTCTCCTGGTCGCGGATCTCCCCGACGAGCACCACGTCGGGGTCCTGGCGCAGGATGTGTCGCAGCCCCCGGGCGAACGTGAAACCGATGCGGGGGTTGACCTGGGTCTGGTTGATCCCCGGCAGCTCGTACTCGATCGGGTCCTCGAGCGTGACGATGTTGCGGGTCTCGTCGGTGATGGCCGCCAGCCCGGCGTACAGGGTCGTGGTCTTGCCCGACCCGGTCGGCCCGGTGACCAGCACCAGTCCCTGCGGTCGTGCCAGGGCCTCGACGAACCCGCCGCGGACGTCGGCGTGCATGCCGAGCTCCCCGATCGTCACCCGGTCGGTCCCACGGGCGAGCAACCGCAGCACCCCCTTCTCGCCGTGCATGGTCGGCATCGTCGCCACACGCAGGTCGACGTCACCGGCGCCGGTCCGCACCAGCGCGCGACCGTCCTGGGGCAGACGACGTTCGGCGATGTCGAGCTGCGCCATGATCTTGATGCGCGAGAGCACCTGGCCGCGGATCTGCGCCGGCACGCGGGTCACGTCGCGCAGCAACCCGTCGACGCGCATGCGGACCCGCAGCCCGTCGACGTCGGGCTCGAGGTGCAGGTCGCTGGCCCGTGCGACGAGGGCCTCGCTCACCAGCGACTCGACGAACTGCACGACCGGACTGGACTCCGACGCACTGCCGTCGGCCTCCTCGCGCTCGGGTGCGTTCGCCTGGTCGGACAGCGACAGCTCGGCACGGTAGGCCTGCCGGCGCGCCAGACGCAGCGCCGAGGTCGCGGCGATCACCGGCTGGACGTGCCGGGCCCGGGTGAGGATCCGCAGGTCGTCGAGCCGTTCGAGGTTCGGGTCCGCCGTTGCGACGACGAGTGTTCCCCCGTCGAACGACAGCGGCAGCAGGCCGAACTGCTCGGCGAGCTCCACCGGGACCTGGTCGAGCGCCTCGCGGGTCGGGCGGGTCACCAGCACGTCGACCCGGGGCAGGTTGAGCCGGCTGGCGACGGCGTCGGCGACGTCGGCCTCCGTGCACATGCCCAGCCGGACGACGGTGTCACCGAGGCGTTCGTCCGGCTCCTTGCGGTGGAGCGCATGGGCGACCTGGTCGGCGGTCAGCGCGCCGGCCTCGACCAGCACCTCGCCGATGCGCAGGCGACGCCAGCCGGGTGCCGCAGCGGCGTCCGGCACGGATGCCGGCAGATCCGTGGACACGGGCAGCTCCTGTCGAGGTGTGGTCGCCCCCCGGGTCGGCCGTCACCGCAACGGCTGAAGTCCGTCCGTGCGTCGGCTGACTACCCTCGCCCGCTGCCTGCTCGCCCGCGTTCGCCCGTCCTCCGAGGCCCCTTCGTGCCCGCTCCCGGTCCCCGTCGTGTCCTGCGCTCGCTGCTGCCGCTGCTGCTGGTCGTGCTGGTCGCCGCGGGCTGTCGGATCGACGTCACCGGTCAGCTCGTCGTCCAACGTGACGGATCGGGCACGGCGGGGCTGGAGCTGTACCTGGATCCCGACGCGGTGGCCGAACTGGACGCGCTCGCCGTCGACCCGTTCGCCGAGCTGTCGGCCGTCGCCGTCGAGGTGGACGACTGGCAGGTCGAGCGCACGCTCACCGACGACGGCGGGGAGCGGGTCCGGCTCGCGACCCGGGCCGTCGACCCGCAGGCCCTCACCGATGCGTTGCGCGAGCTGAGCAGCGGCCTGTCCGACGGCGATCCCGCGCTGCTGATCGATCTCGACCTGACGGTCGACGCGGTCGGGG
Coding sequences:
- a CDS encoding sigma-70 family RNA polymerase sigma factor, whose amino-acid sequence is MPQRSFASPPDLRDDTVRRGAPTSAPGTLEHYPRLVGAVPDWDQIAEEYGEMVYTMAYRLTGDRDEARDLAQDVFVRVYRNLDRYQPGTFEGWLYRITKNLFLDRVRRHTRVRLEPLPDEEWKQPSESEPGPAETLEAGVLRSDLETALDDLPASFRTAVVLCDVQGLSYEEISDALDWPIGTVRSRIHRGRKALRSALEAEAEAAEDDRG
- a CDS encoding anti-sigma factor family protein translates to MAEKHVSGDRISAFLDDELDESRAMAVTRHLADCPTCLHELEALRRTRDALRRWGATPAPLVAVGQLERPGVVHQVSRGLRLASAGVAATMALFGLAYLVGEDTGEVVPPAELFLIDHLARTGDGPLPAPFGLDGS
- a CDS encoding S1C family serine protease, which produces MSYDREEWRRPWRSGDTPVSFGDPGAARASTDVIPGSAEATGSSAVVSGAGAGSDQRTTPPLTSATEPIARFPQPPPSGWDESSAGPGSPVGSVRPPDTTGTVDAPEPRRSRGGLLGALVGGVLGAAIGTAATLALVVPGGDTGPSPVSAPAIEVDGDFGAVVPAVAQAVTPSVVTIDVPVTPGGATINAAPALGSGVIYRSDGYILTNHHVVEGASDVRVRLSNGDVLDAQIIGSDQLNDLAVLLVDRTDLPAVNLRDAVDDPLIVGEQVVAIGSPFGLDASVTSGIISALNREIRVDEQDNAALVIPSVIQTDAAINPGNSGGALVDARGRLVGINTAILTRTGASQGVGFAVSAEQAVVSADQLIQDGFVRHPLLGISGIDVSPETAEEFGLAAPRGALVDAVQDDTGAAEAGIRPGDIIVEVDGEPLATMSELVAEVRRRQPGEAIDLGLIRDGEELTVAVTLGERPR
- a CDS encoding Sec-independent protein translocase subunit TatA/TatB; translation: MPGPQELLVIAVVALLVFGPDKLPELARNGAKLLARLRSETQRGLTEFKRAADLEDLDREIRGVSRELDETRRAITRPFGDALAGSGQRPGGGGAGPTPRADDDPPPFDPEAT
- a CDS encoding phosphatase PAP2 family protein, whose translation is MGTVVASYAAVRSGRSAALDRRAAKALAYPLGRRIDVLVAAGTDLGSVYGLAGCAAVLAATGRRRAAVDVALAGLAAWGGAQGTKPLIGRERPYVVEGADRLVAVPAGSSWPSGHVAVASAMAAALVPHVGRGRRRWLHLGSAAVAVSRCYVGVHHFTDVVAGWGVGVLSDAAVRSTRRRWARRRER
- a CDS encoding Mrp/NBP35 family ATP-binding protein yields the protein MPTKEQVLEVLATVDDPEIDKPITELGMVEEVVIEGSRVGVKIKLTVPGCPLKDRITRDVTNAVRQLPGVDDVQVAFGSMNDDERSQLSANLRAERGAANPQMDIAFASADSPTKVIAVASGKGGVGKSSVTVNLAVALAQQGHSVGVLDADIWGYSIPRMLGVSGKPVAFEGMVMPLQAHGCKVISIGFFTDPDRSVIWRGPMLHRALQQFLGDVHWGELDFLLCDLPPGTGDIAISLAQMLPNADMVVVTTPQQAAQKVALRAGKATEQTGMKVAGVIENMATFTCPDCGSTHDVFGSGGGQELADALDTDLLGRIPIDPRLREGGDAGLPLVLSNPDVPASIAVKQVAEQIASRKRSIIGRSLPLSVS
- a CDS encoding GspE/PulE family protein → MSTDLPASVPDAAAAPGWRRLRIGEVLVEAGALTADQVAHALHRKEPDERLGDTVVRLGMCTEADVADAVASRLNLPRVDVLVTRPTREALDQVPVELAEQFGLLPLSFDGGTLVVATADPNLERLDDLRILTRARHVQPVIAATSALRLARRQAYRAELSLSDQANAPEREEADGSASESSPVVQFVESLVSEALVARASDLHLEPDVDGLRVRMRVDGLLRDVTRVPAQIRGQVLSRIKIMAQLDIAERRLPQDGRALVRTGAGDVDLRVATMPTMHGEKGVLRLLARGTDRVTIGELGMHADVRGGFVEALARPQGLVLVTGPTGSGKTTTLYAGLAAITDETRNIVTLEDPIEYELPGINQTQVNPRIGFTFARGLRHILRQDPDVVLVGEIRDQETAQLAVEAATTGHLVLATLHTNDAPSSVARLIDLGADRFLVCSSLLQVLGQRLARKICTGCPVVDEPTDEVLRRLGIPRAALETASPRRGAGCPACEYTGELGRVSVTELLRMTPALRHLLAGDVTEHQIAVVGRREGMRPLREDALTRAWRGEITFAEVLRTTPEPTATRADAQVA